The genomic stretch ATGTGGCAattcacagctctctgtaactccagttccgggagatccacaccctcttctggtctctgtggtgcacagacatacatgcaggcacccAGACACATAATTTTGGTcttttttaatctcaaaaaagtaattaactaaaagaaaaagaagagagaaagcagcGTGGTAGCGcacacttttgatcccagcacttggtaggtgaACAAAGGAGCATCAGAAAGTCAAAgaacttgaggtcagcctgggctacgtgaaacatagagatagagacagagaaactgagaATGAATTAGTAGGAAGGTTGAGGATATAATTTTATGAGTACCCAGTGTGCGTGTGCCCCAGGATCCAATCTCCAATATCACATGTTGATAAGTAACTTAGGTAGTTCTTTCAGATATGTATTTAACTGGCTTTCTGTTCTAACCTTCTGCTTTCCCCCTACAAATAGAATTATATCTATATGCCCATTGCCCCTACTCCCTGAGCCCAGAACTTTTACCTACCTGTGGGGTTTCATCTCTGGGGAACCTTTTCTTCCTCTAGCCTAATCCTCACTTGCCCTGATGCCATCAGTTCCTCAGAGAAGGTCCACCAGATGTCTTAGTCTTtgtgaacacaccacacacacacacacacacgcacgcacacacaccccgtAAGTTAGATTAGATATAACTGCCTTGGCCAAGATGGATATGTCCGCCTGCCTGAGACAGATACCTTCATCCTGGCCTTGACTCGAGACTCTACACTGTCATACTTGGGTGAGCGCCACAGTGCCTTCAGGGGCTTGGGCTGGGCCTGCTCCCGGCTGCGTTCCTGGTCTTGGAATCGCCTCTGAATCTCTTTGATCCGCCTCAAGTTTTCCTTCTCATGGTCTTTTGGATCCTTCCctggaggaggggaggaatgTTGCTAGGAACAGCCCTACGAATGGCTGTGCAACTCAGACTAGATCTCATACAGATTCACACCCTACCCCTGGGAGATGTCCAGTATAtgagaagccctgggttcaatctccaataTCACACACAAAGTTCTTAAATACAACCAAGACCTCTACATGGAAGTTGAATGCCATACACACAGCAACATTAGCAGCTTATTCCCTTACACAGAAATTGTGATTACCTTCTACATTTTATGATATCACCGAGTATATTATACATATGTCCTGTCTTGTTTATTGACTCCCTTACTTCTTTCcccaaaatttatttatttatttatttatttattattttttttttttggttcttttttttttcggagctggggaccgaacccagggccttgtgcttcctaggtaagcgctctaccactgagctaaatccccagccccttattttttaattcacattatATCCCAATTGTAACCCCCACCCCAGTCCTGCCCCTGTCATATCCGGCTCCCTAttacccccttcccttctcttcagtGAAGGGGAAGCCCCCCTTGGGTGTTACCCTACCCTGGGACAACTCCCATACTTTTTAACCTTGTTTTCCTAACAACCATAGGGCTTGGCACAAAGTAGGCATTAAGGGAACTGTTCTATCAAGGTGTGAAAGCTTGAAGCTGGAGCTCTCTGCAGAAGGATGAACTCTGATCCTGCAAGAAGTATTTTGCCCTTCTTTTAGGCTAGAGAAATTAAGACCCAGAAAAACACATTAACTGAATGGGTTCAAGGCGGTTAAGAAGCACCCTATTTTAATCTCTGCTTTTGACCTATGAATGCCTCAATACCCCGTCTGCAAGGACTTACTCTTAGGAGAGACCCCTGAACCAAGGGAGATGCCCCCCAGTTGCAGCAGCACGTCCCCCACACCTCGCTGGCCACGCTCTAGGATCTCTCGGGCTCCAGGCCTGATGCGAGGGCCACGAGGAGGGCTGGAGTCCAGGTCGCGACCTGAAGTCAGCAGGTCCAGCTTCAACGCGTTTCCTTCCAGGCGTCCTTGGGCTGAAGAGCAAGACGCGGTGGAAAGCCGTGCTCAGAGGTGGGGCGGGGTACTCGCCCCGCCGCGGCACCCCGCAACTCACCCGAGGCCGGCCGCCGGTAGTAGTCCGGGCAGAGAGTAGGGTCTGGGGGGATGGGTCCAGAGATGCGGGACGGGCCCTCGCACATGATCCTACCGTAGCCCTGCAACTGTGCATCAGGACCTGTTGCGCTGTGCAAATGTCCCCTCTAATCCCTGTCGGGTGTTTCCACCCTCCACCCGAGCTCTGTAGCCCCGTGGTACCCCCCATCACTGACCCCCACCCCTCGACTACCGCTCGTTTCCTAAGCTCAGCCCGTACCACCGCCCCGCGACTAGCACACGGCCCTGAGGGGTTCGCGGCCCCTCCCCCTGCAAAGCCCCAGCGTGGACTCTCACTGCAGCAGTTTTACCGCCAACTGTAGCAAGTCGGTAGGAGTTGCTGTTGCTTGGCAACAAATGGCTTCCTGAGGTCAGGGGTCAAATGACTAAGGCGAAATGCCTTCTGGGGTTTGTAGTTCCAGATGAGGAGCGAGTCTAAGTCTCGGGTCGCAACAGGATCCTTACCTCTCAACCTGTCTCCCCTACCAACACTGAGCACCGGTCCAGCCCTGCTCTGGGCCTGCGGTCTTCTCTGAGCAACCGTCGAGGGATGCATTGATTCCTGCCATGGCCTCAGCAGGGGCCAAGAGGCAGCCAGAAGCCCAGAATGGGGCAGCAGTAGGGTTAGCCCAGGTTGCAGAGATCCCTGAGGTGACTTGGGCATTTCAAagctcaggaggaggaggggtagggCAGAAGAGCAGGACTCTAGGTGACCCAACCTTCTAACTGCCAGGCCAAGTCCTGCAGGTAGAGGGACCTAAGATTTCCTATTCTGTGGCCAATATGTAGTTAGGAGAGGCCCCCAAACCAAGAGAGATGCCCCAGTTGCAGCAGCTTTGGGCTTTGCCTGACCATGGGCTATCAGTTACCTATGTATGTCTTCTAGTGTCCAGGAACAGAAGAGTGTCTGGTGCCAGCACACGAGACCTGCAGCACTCCAGGTGAAGACAGGTGTCCAGTAGGACACAGCTTAGAGCCAGAGCTCCAGGAGGAAGGAATAaacctgggagaggaagggctCAATCCAGGGGTggaagcaggagaggagagaggacccAAGCCTACATCATCCATCGTGAGGCCAGCTCATGGGCCCAAGAGAAAGTGAGAGGGCTTTCAAGGGGAAAGGCTGGGGAGGTGGGTCTTAGACCTGGAGATTCCTAAATCCCAATTCCTTCAAGGCAAAGAACCTTGTTTTCTTCTAATGCCCTCACCTCCAGCTCCTGTTTCTCTAGAACAGTTGGGGCGGGGGTGTGGATTTGGGGCTTCTTAGTCTTGTAGGAGACTTAGCTACCATTGAACGCTGGGCCCCTGTTGGGTTTGGAACTTCACTAAGAAATGGACAGTTAACTAGCTCTAGTGTGGCTTGGTGGACAGGCAGGGGTAAGCCCTAGGTTCAAGACACAGGAACCAAAGACTGAAGCCTACCTCTTTCAGGCCTCTTGTCCCAGGCTTGAGTACCCCAGCCCTCCCAGGGCAAAGCTACCATGCCCATCCTAGGGCAGAGGCCGAACTGCCACCAGGGCTGCTGCTACAGAAGGAGGAGCCAGAAGGCAGCCACAGTGAATCCTCGCTGTCATCTAAACAGCACAAAAAAGCCAAGAAACGCAAGAGTGTAGGGGCTCCTGTGCCCCCAGCTGTGGCCAGCGCATCTGCACCCACAGAGACCTTGGGGCTGGAGCGTGAGTGGCAATCCCTGggcttttgtttttccctttgtcTTTGAGTCTGACGTGGCACAGCCTGGTGCTCCAGCCTTTGCTGTGCCTTGGGTTCTTGCAGGAAAAGCCCAGCGCCTGCGGCCACTGTACCAGTACATCAACTATTGCAACCCAGAGCTGAATCAGGCAGGGGATGGGGACAGGGAACCGGAGGCTGAGCCTGAGTCGGAGTTAGCCCTGGCTCCTGAGGAGGCAGGTGTGGAGCAGCTGCAGCTGCAGACCTTGCTGCCCATGGCAGGTGAGCTGGGCTTAGGCCTTGCTTTGCCCTGCCCTAATCCATTAGCACCACTGACCCATAATCttcctcctctggtagaggaggTTGGAGAGGAGCCTGGGGGTTTGTCTAGTCTAAGGGTGAGTGGCAGCCTCAAGGCTGAGGTGGATAAGACAACCCAAGTGGATATTGACAAGATGTTGAGTGTCTGTGCTGCCCCTCTTGTGCCCCCGCTGTCCCCTCAGTACAAGTGACCCATTGAGAATGTCCGGGTCTAGGCCTAAACTATGGCTTTAAGCCCGTAGGCCTAAGCCATCAGATGGAAGAAGGGATTTAGTCTTTTGTCTATACTTGAGAATTTACgctcactgaaaataaacatTTACCCCCTTTGAGACTGATTCTTCAAATATGATGCCTGAATCAGGAAAGAggttggggagaagggaggatgaCTGATTATTTGGAACAGTGGGGACCTTGAACGACAGATTCCTGAGCACTACCCAGACTTGTGTCAGAGTGTATGTCTATTCACTCTAGACTGGGAGCCCACAGCAGATCAAAGAACATacaccaccaaagtccaactacAGGGAAcaatgtttccttttttaaagatttatttgtgtatatgagcacactgcagctgtcttcagacactccagaagagggcattggatcccattgtagatggttgtgagccaccacgtggttgctgggaactgaactcaggacctctggaagagcagccagtgctcttaactgctgagccatctctccagcccaaaaccaATGGTTTTTAATGGGATTACTTAAGGGAGCAGAAACAATGCCAAGATGGTTGTATCACCAAAGCTCGACATAGCACGAGTGACAGCTGACAAATATGGAAACCTGGAGCACATTGCATAGTCCGAAGGTAGCGCACCAGGTTGGAGAGTCCTTTCCAGGTATCTCAGTTGGTCTCAACCCCTTCCAGGCAGTTTGTCTGGATTCTGCTTTGTCCAGGCCTCTGGCCTGGATCTGACAATCTTCAGTGCAGCTCAGCTCAGCTTACTTCTGTCTGAAGGTTTGTTACTAACCAGGTGTGGTGTTGCATATCTGTAGCAGATGAGCTAGGCTTAGGCCTTACTTTGCCCTTTCCgttgggaggtagaaacaggtgtacaatgagttaaaggccagcctcgTTTGCATAGTAAATTTAAGGCCAGGGTGTACTCTATGAGGATTTGTCTTTAAAAAACCAGGAAAAGGAGCCAGGcttggtgatgcacacctttaatcctaggattCAGAGGCAGAAACGGGTGACTCTCTAGGTTTGAGGCTAATCTGCCTGGTCCcagcagccaggactacacagaaaagccctttcttgaaaagctggaagaaaaaggagggggaatagagagatggctctagTTAAGACTACTTGCTAAGCttacctaggaggcgcaaggccctgggttcggtccccagctccgaaaaaaagaaccaaaaaaaaaaaaaaaaaaaaaaaaaaaaaaaaaaaaaaaaaagactacttgctaagctgggcagtggtggcacacttctttaaacccagcactcaggtgacagaagcaGTTGGGGCTCTGTGAGttagtggccagcctggtctacagagtaagttccaagacagacaagactacacagagaaatcctccctccccacaccctctcaacaaaccaaaccaaaccaaaccaaaccaaaccaaaccaaaccaaaccatacaAACAAACCAAGAACATTAGCTGTTCCTtcaaaggatccaggttcaattcccaatgcctcattctttttttattttttgtttttttttttttccaataccTCATTCTTGATTCCTGTCTTGGGTGATATCTAACCCCCACTTTCAGCCTCTTCCTGTACCAGGTACATACTGTAgtgcacaaacatgcaggcaaaacactcaagtacataaagtatttttaaaactgttctCTACCCATTGTCATAGAAGCCAGCCTATACTTTGCCCTCAGATGGTCCCTGGTGATGCGTGGTGGTAAATGAATGTATTTTTTGGAGCTGTAAGGCCTTCACTGCAGGACTGCTGCCTCTGGTCTCAAAGACAGCTCTCTGGAAAGAGCTGAGTGAGCGATTTGTGGAGACAAAACTACTGGTCCTCCAAAACCTTTGACAGAGTTTTCCGCATTAAATGCATTTCTTCCTGTCCCAAGCTAAAATTCTGCTGTCACCACTGACCCTGTTCCCTACAAGAGAATCCATCTTCTCTGTTGAGAGGGTCAGCACCAGGGCCTGGACCTCAGACATCTCTGGGTAAGATTCTCAAGTTCCCCTCCCTCTGATCTCTGATCTCACAGATTCATACCAAAATCCTGCTGTATATAGAGTGCTTGATGATGTCACTGTCACAGAGTCCCTGCACTCTTGATGTTGCTGTCACACAGAGTACCTGTACTCTTGATGTCTCTGTCCCTCTAGCATCTTGCTCTTCTTCAAAGCTGCTTTGAAACTATTTAATGGCTCCGTGGAATTCCTTGATCAACCTGGTctttttttgctttcattttcctgGTCTACTATGCCTTTTTTTCCTTCATCCTTCTACCTGGTGCATGaccttgatacacacacacacacacacacacacacacacacacacacacacacacatacacacacacacacacacacacacacaccctctttcTGCTAAGTCAGGAAGCACTGCATTGCCCTGAATCTGTAgcattttttttattcccactgtCACtgtgagttctatatcttcattaGACTGTGTACCCCTAGATCACACATCATTGGGTCCCCCTACCTAGTGGGAGGCTCCCATCAAAGGCCTCGAGGCATGGAGGCCAAAGTAGAGGAAGATACAGAGGTGGCCGGTACAAAGCAGCTAAAGACATGGAGAGCCCACCAACTCATGCCAGGCCTCTAGAATACTAGCCCAGCACGATCACTGATGGAGATGAGCTGGGCGGATGCAGGTGACAACAGAATTCACATGGTCCACTTTCCTAGCTTCATTTCAGGCTGCTCCCCACATCGCCAGCTTTTCTAATGCTTTCTGGCCCACAGCAAGGTCACTGAGAAGCCATAATGTTGGGACATGtgtctccatctgcctcctgcaATGATGACATCAGGTGACGCTGCCCACAGGGGCTATGCAGACACAGTCTTGCCTACTGAGATGACCACTCATGATTTGGGATGTTTCAGAGCTAGATGACTGAGTTTGACTTCCTTATTTTATGACTGAAGTAGAAGATGCCTGCAGAGATATGACTTTATGTTAAACTCGGGTCCTGTCCTACACAGAGTTCTACACCATCTGTGAACCAAAAGATTGTCTGTTGTGGCATGACTCAAGCATACCAACATTTCTTCCTTCTATTCTCCAGGGCTGGAGTGGCAGGGACCTAGTGCTATGAAGATGGTTCATGTTTCTGCTTAAAGAACAATTCTTGAGGCACAGTCCTGCAGGCATGTCTTAGCAGGGTGCATGATGGGCGAGGTCCACTTTCCTAGCATCATTCCAACAGGGCCGTCGGGACAAGTGTTGCTATGCTCATGGAGGGGCACCGATGGTAGGATGAGTGCCATTTACCCTGGGGAGAAGCGATGCCAATAGTTTTATTCCTTAAGAGCCTTTCTGGCCTGAGGTGACCCAGGGACAATGCTGTCCGGGTGTGGAAGATGCCCACAGGAGGGCTTCTCAGTGTAGTAGAAGTAGAGGACATGGCTAGGAGGGACTCAGGCTTCACAAGTGTGAAGGGTTGTGAACAAGCGGGGGTCCTAACGATGATAAACTATTGTAGCCTAAAGAAGGTAAGAGACTTAAGTGAGAGAATGGAGTCAGGCCTACTGTAGCCTATGCTGAAGATAAAATGTTGTCTATTCTGAGAACCACATCTTAGTTGCCCTCCCATGTCCTGCTACACATCTGCTTCTATACATatgcttgtttttaaaaaatgggtaaaaatatttttttgctaGAAACCtgtaatatataaaacataaagccACCAATCAGGAAAATGACCAAAGGTGATACTGTATATCCAATCAATAATAGAGAGTGCTTGAGACAACAGATCCGGGGATGATTGATACAATACAGCCGAGTTCTCCGTCCCTCCGAGTACAGATGGTATCTTGGGGGTCTGCTTCTCTCATAGCTTGACATTGTTGAGAGGTTGCTTATGAAGCAAAGAACAAGGAAGACGGAGTTGTCGAGGGAGGTAGGAAATGGATATCATGACTGGGTAAGTAAAAAGCCTTGATTTGCTTTGAGGTTGAAAACTTGAAAGTTCTCATCTGACTAGGGTATATCAAAGGCAGCTAACTCAAGAAACTTCTACCTAAAAGTATAGTCCTGGGAACTGCTGCATTCTTCCAGGAGGGGGCGCTGCAGGATAAGTCTAGAACTAGTTTGGCTGGCTCACCCCTGGGCTCTCAGCCACAAGCTTTGGAGCCATAAAGGCTCAGCTCACCTCATCCTCGGGGACTGCAAGTTCTTGTTCCagagagatggaaagatgtcAGGGGTGTGGATCTAGACTCTGAGAAGTGCCCTCAAAGTCACTGTGTCTTCATAAAAGTAGTCCCGCCCAATGTCCACTTACCACCTGCTCCAACACTGGGAGTAGTTCTCCGAGCATAAACTTTCTATAAAACCTATGCACCACTTCTGGGTCAGCAAACCACTTTTTCACAGGTACATCTTTGGTCTTCCTGGCCATTCTCAACTTAGGTGGAATCTTGGCATATTAGTTAAACAGACAAGGACAGCTGAGATGAGCGTACTAGAAACGGGCAGTCTTGTTAGCTTCCTGAGGGTGGGCACTGTGCAGAGCCTTCGTAGATAAGGCTAGGCTAAATCCTGCTGCAGGTCAATACCTAAGTGTCTGAGAGAAGTTTGCCCAGTGTTGGAATAAGAGCAGTATGAGGTGAGGAGCTAAAGTCTTGACCTAGCAACTTTGCTTCTCTGCTCCTCCTGGTCAGAGATAATGGGcatggatattttttgttttgttttgagacatgttcTTGGCTGAGTTGGATACTCTATATAaatcaggcaggccttgaacttggttTACTCTGGAGGACCAGCACAGCAACAGCCCTCCAACTTTACCTCACaaagacaacatttgaaatcAGACAGTGCAGGGAAATAGGTCCGATGATTTCTACAAGTGGGgccaagaggaagaggaagaggaagaggaagggcctCCCCAGGCCTTTTTGGCAAGGAGCCCAGATAAGGAGGaggaaaactgaagaaagaaCAGACTTCATTGAGACTTCACAATCCAGAAGACTGACAAGGGAAACAAAGCGGGCAGATTCGTCCTCCTTCAAGCCCCCACCCAGCTGACCCGTCCCTGTCCCTATCTACGATAGCCAGTTAATAAGCACAGCTGGTGACTTGCTGGCTGACTCAAGTAGTGCCAGTTAAACCTGTTCCAAAGGAATGGCACAGGCCCCTTCCTCCTTAAGCTCCTCCCCTGAGGGCTCTCCTGGAGCCAGCTACACTATAGCTTCCAGAACAGAACCCTGggactggagatggctcagcagttaaaggttcagttcccagaaatcCACATGAGGTACCTCACTTCTTgctccaggaaatctgatgccatcttctggcctcttcggGCACCTGaactcatgtgcacacaaacacagacacacatacgtacacataaataaatgatacatcttaaaaaaataaaagaacctctCATGACATCCAGGCTAGGGGTCCCAGGCGCCTGTCTTCTTGGAACGGCAGGTTTGGCAACAGCCTAACAGGGAGCCTCATATCCTCTCTGCTGCAGACATTTGGGGAGCTTTGGGGGGTTCAGCCATGAGCTAAGTCATTCGCTGATGGGTAGCCcatgaagaaaggagaaaacaacTGACCTACAGCCATAAACAAGCCTTCCATTATTAAAGAAACCCAATCCGAAACAAACGACCACACACCAtgatgtcacttttcttttctgcCTTATTTACTGACATTTCTCAGATGTTCTACAGTTCCCCCTTTGTCTCCTCTCTGCCAAGTCACAGGCCCTCCTCCCTAGAGTTATGTATAACACAGAAATCTCCTTTTTCTCTTGGAAGGGCTTACAAGGGGGCTGAAAAGGTCTGATCACATGGAGGGTGGGGGAAGATCCCTAAGGACTACCCTGCCACCCTCTCCAGTCCTGAGATACCCTGGTCGGAGACAGACAAGGTTCCTTGCCTTCTCCCCTTAGGACTCAACCAAGCTAGCTCCTTACTGGGTCTTcttgtcctatcagaccacactTCAGCCTGAAGAGCCCACAGCCCACTGGTCCTACTCACTGGCAGAGCCACAAGGGGCCAGGTTACAGCCCTACCCTGTGGGCCCACAGCTAGCCTAAGCTACGACAGCAGGAGCATTTGCTGCCTTGCAAGTCTGAGGAGTCAATGATGGACGGATGGATAGGTTTTTTCCCTTGGCCACCTTCAGTTGGCTCCTAACCCTGGCCCAAGCTAATTTATTAAACAAGACGCTGTGTCTCTGCTATAGCCAATCACAGCTCCCAGTGCCGTCCCTGGGCCCTCCGCCCCGCGGACAGGCGGAAGTGCATGTGCAGGCTCACAGGTTGTTCCGCTGAAGTGTTTCACTTAGATTCTGGTTGGCATCTGGCTCCTCTGTCAGCAGCTCCACAGTTTCCCACTCCCCAGATCGGCTGGACCTTTTAATGGCATCTACCACGCTCTGCATATACAGTCCGTCCTCAAATGAGGCAGCCATAGAGACAGGGGTGCGGTCCCAGGTACGGCGATCCCCCTGCCCCTGGAAGGATTGACGCAAGGCCTGAACCATATAGACCATACCTTTCAAGTAAAGCAGTGGGACATCCTGGGGACCCTGCTCAGGAAG from Rattus norvegicus strain BN/NHsdMcwi chromosome 19, GRCr8, whole genome shotgun sequence encodes the following:
- the Enkd1 gene encoding enkurin domain-containing protein 1 isoform X3, producing the protein MCEGPSRISGPIPPDPTLCPDYYRRPASAQGRLEGNALKLDLLTSGRDLDSSPPRGPRIRPGAREILERGQRGVGDVLLQLGGISLGSGVSPKRKDPKDHEKENLRRIKEIQRRFQDQERSREQAQPKPLKALWRSPKYDSVESRVKARMKELGPASVTEPAQFLRAHSRCGPGLPPSRASSPQLTLPGSKAKGPGLGVDFISHNARAAKRAPRRHSRSLQVLAQVLEQQRQAQEHYNATQKGHVPH
- the C19h16orf86 gene encoding uncharacterized protein C16orf86 homolog; this translates as MASAGAKRQPEAQNGAAVGLAQVAEIPECPGTEECLVPAHETCSTPGEDRCPVGHSLEPELQEEGINLGEEGLNPGVEAGEERGPKPTSSIVRPAHGPKRKAEAELPPGLLLQKEEPEGSHSESSLSSKQHKKAKKRKSVGAPVPPAVASASAPTETLGLEPFAVPWVLAGKAQRLRPLYQYINYCNPELNQAGDGDREPEAEPESELALAPEEAGVEQLQLQTLLPMAGELGLGLALPCPNPLAPLTHNLPPLVEEVGEEPGGLSSLRVSGSLKAEVDKTTQVDIDKMLSVCAAPLVPPLSPQYK
- the C19h16orf86 gene encoding uncharacterized protein C16orf86 homolog isoform X1, whose amino-acid sequence is MASAGAKRQPEAQNGAAVGLAQVAEIPECPGTEECLVPAHETCSTPGEDRCPVGHSLEPELQEEGINLGEEGLNPGVEAGEERGPKPTSSIVRPAHGPKRKPLVPGLSTPALPGQSYHAHPRAEAELPPGLLLQKEEPEGSHSESSLSSKQHKKAKKRKSVGAPVPPAVASASAPTETLGLEPFAVPWVLAGKAQRLRPLYQYINYCNPELNQAGDGDREPEAEPESELALAPEEAGVEQLQLQTLLPMAGELGLGLALPCPNPLAPLTHNLPPLVEEVGEEPGGLSSLRVSGSLKAEVDKTTQVDIDKMLSVCAAPLVPPLSPQYK
- the C19h16orf86 gene encoding uncharacterized protein C16orf86 homolog isoform X2; its protein translation is MASAGAKRQPEAQNGAAVGLAQVAEIPECPGTEECLVPAHETCSTPGEDRCPVGHSLEPELQEEGINLGEEGLNPGVEAGEERGPKPTSSIVRPAHGPKRKPLVPGLSTPALPGQSYHAHPRAEAELPPGLLLQKEEPEGSHSESSLSSKQHKKAKKRKSVGAPVPPAVASASAPTETLGLERKAQRLRPLYQYINYCNPELNQAGDGDREPEAEPESELALAPEEAGVEQLQLQTLLPMAGELGLGLALPCPNPLAPLTHNLPPLVEEVGEEPGGLSSLRVSGSLKAEVDKTTQVDIDKMLSVCAAPLVPPLSPQYK